A portion of the Gigantopelta aegis isolate Gae_Host chromosome 10, Gae_host_genome, whole genome shotgun sequence genome contains these proteins:
- the LOC121382548 gene encoding octopamine receptor 2-like, which yields MAQGSWNFSAPQTNGFSSTQMGYFQSSDDAIMSTPLYWIAGPRSNGTRVLEENNSFLQICDSNSTTIWKLSSPVCSTRFESFASVIIVAIVLTFITLWTIIGNVGVVLALYYYRTLRTMSNCLIGNLAISDLLLAITVLPISTTNDMLGYWVFGETMCTIWLCIDVLYCTASIWGLCIIAFDRYTATVYPMWYHDHRSSKKLIIYIVFVWVFSIIISFAPFIGWPDMIPSFHSYSPVLNRFECVLFSTQSYVFYSAIGSFVLPICLMVFLYIRIFSVIHKQSRSLKSKSNLSCFTKNTSPNQNGYPEIISPDAETNTEINMPRDETGLTVITEVSPITESTYFLSVGNLKLHQNSDLNMSESDTEQVNSDYENILQTGPPPKHEQRCHSLQISNPDSDAAYMLQSKKHCHSSLPQNGIRKTSPGIGDGQGHLNGKQSDTKRSKSVSIFTECSSDSSEEKRSMGRKISRALPWNLLNVDHGRRMTISMKRRLELREQRATKRMMLIMASFIFCWIPFLVMYVTRSLYADFYMNDHFAAAIIWLGYANSGLNPVLYTLFNEDFKKAFKKLLHIGNHRQPF from the coding sequence ATGGCCCAGGGAAGTTGGAACTTTTCTGCACCACAAACAAATGGATTTAGCAGCACGCAAATGGGCTATTTCCAAAGCAGTGATGATGCAATTATGTCAACACCATTGTACTGGATAGCTGGACCAAGGTCAAACGGCACGCGTGTTTTAGAGGAAAACAACAGCTTTTTGCAAATCTGTGATTCAAACAGCACAACGATTTGGAAGCTTTCTTCACCAGTATGTTCGACACGATTTGAGTCATTTGCAAGCGTGATCATTGTGGCGATTGTCTTAACATTCATTACCCTTTGGACAATTATTGGTAATGTGGGGGTTGTGTTGGCCCTGTACTACTACAGAACCCTCCGCACCATGTCAAACTGTCTCATTGGTAATCTGGCCATCAGTGATTTATTGTTGGCAATTACCGTTCTGCCCATATCTACCACCAACGATATGTTAGGTTACTGGGTGTTCGGGGAGACTATGTGTACAATATGGTTGTGTATCGATGTTCTATACTGCACGGCTTCCATTTGGGGACTGTGTATAATCGCTTTCGACAGGTACACAGCAACGGTGTATCCCATGTGGTACCATGACCATCGGTCTTCGAAGAAACTCATCATTTACATTGTATTCGTGTGGGTATTTTCAATTATCATATCTTTCGCTCCTTTCATTGGATGGCCCGATATGATCCCAAGTTTTCATAGCTACAGCCCTGTTTTGAATCGTTTTGAATGTGTCTTGTTTTCCACTCAGAGTTATGTGTTCTATTCTGCAATAGGATCGTTTGTTCTACCAATCTGCCTTATGGTGTTTTTATACATCCGCATCTTTTCTGTGATACACAAACAATCTCGCTCACTGAAATCAAAGTCTAACCTTTCGTGCTTTACCAAAAATACTTCGCCCAATCAAAATGGCTATCCTGAGATAATCTCCCCTgatgctgaaacaaacacagaaataaACATGCCTCGGGACGAAACGGGCCTGACCGTAATAACAGAGGTGAGTCCAATAACCGAAAGTACATACTTCTTAAGTGTCGGCAATCTAAAACTCCATCAAAACAGTGACTTGAATATGAGTGAGTCTGATACAGAGCAAGTCAATTCAGATTATGAAAACATCTTGCAAACAGGTCCACCTCCTAAACATGAGCAAAGATGTCACAGTCTTCAGATTTCGAACCCAGATTCTGATGCTGCATACATGTTACAGTCGAAAAAGCACTGTCATTCCTCTCTACCTCAAAACGGTATTAGGAAGACTTCACCGGGAATAGGTGATGGTCAGGGTCATCTCAATGGTAAACAGAGTGATACGAAAAGGAGTAAAAGTGTCAGTATCTTCACAGAGTGTTCCTCGGACTCGTCAGAAGAGAAAAGGAGTATGGGAAGGAAAATAAGCCGGGCTTTACCGTGGAATCTGTTGAACGTGGATCACGGCCGGCGAATGACGATCAGCATGAAGCGCCGATTGGAACTCCGCGAGCAACGGGCCACCAAGAGGATGATGCTCATCATGGCATCATTCATTTTCTGTTGGATACCGTTCCTGGTGATGTACGTCACTCGGAGTCTGTACGCCGACTTCTACATGAACGACCACTTCGCCGCCGCCATCATATGGCTGGGCTATGCAAACTCTGGTCTAAACCCAGTGCTGTACACTTTATTCAATGAAGACTTCAAAAAAGCTTTCAAGAAATTACTTCACATAGGTAACCATAGACAGCCTTTTTGA